Genomic DNA from Opitutaceae bacterium:
TGCGCAAATTGTTGCGCCGCGACCACGGCATCCGGCGGCCGCCGGCATGCAGCACCATAGCAGCGATCCTGCGGCGTCACGGCTTGAGTCAGCGTCCGCGACGCAAGCCGGGCCTCTACACGGTGCCGCGCCGTGCACTGACGACACCGACGCATCCCAACGACTCCTACAAATCCCGCTGCCCTGGCAGGGAAGTGCAATTGTCGACAGCAGGGAGCACTAACTGACGCTGGGGGATAACCGAAAGAATGGCCGGCCGTCGTGGATACCGCGCCCACTACTCCACCGCAATTCGATACCCAGCGCCCCTCCCGCAGCAGGAAAGCTGGAGAGCGAAGTGGAGCTTGCCAGCGGCGATGCAATTGAGGCGCACCGGGCAGGGTGCTTTAACCAACAACATACCAATGCCATACGGAGATCGGACAGGTGAACTTGACTGCAGCAATGCGGCAATGCATGATTACGGCATGCCACAAGTCCTTCCCGTATCGAAACGAGGCACGATCACGCTTCCTCCGGCCTACCGCCGGAAGCTTGGCCTCGACCGCATGGAAAATCCACTCGTTCTCGCCGAAGAAAAGAACGGCAAACTCGTCCTGGAAGTGGCCACCGCCGTGCCCGTCCGCGACATCCCGGAATCGACGATTCGGGC
This window encodes:
- a CDS encoding AbrB/MazE/SpoVT family DNA-binding domain-containing protein — encoded protein: MPQVLPVSKRGTITLPPAYRRKLGLDRMENPLVLAEEKNGKLVLEVATAVPVRDIPESTIRAWTEEDEKAGEALRRKGILKQ